CCGCTTTAGCTTCCCTCTTGTACATGAATTTGAAGAGACCTGTGGTAACGGGAAAATGACCTCTGAACGCATTTATTATCGTTTTGATGGCAAACACTTTGTAAAAGAGAAAAAGACTAAAAAATAGATCTATTCCTGTACTCACATAAAAAAGGGGGCAAATTCTTATCAAACTTATCCCCCTTTAAGTAAATAGTCATGTCTGTAAAAACATTTGAAAAATTGACCGCACTTTTAGATGAACATCAAGCACACTACCGTGTGGTTGAGCATCCGGCTGCGGGAAAATCAGAGGAAGTGGCTAAAATTCGTGGTACAGAATTAGGGCAAGGGGCAAAAGCGCTAGTATGCAAAGTGAAAGGAAATGGCGTAAAACAAGCTGTGTTAGTTATATTGCCGGCCGATCAACAATCTGATTTGAGTAAGGTAGCGGCCTATTTAGGCGGCACGAAAGCCTCGCTTGCTAGTCCAGTAGAAGTAGACGCCCTAACTGACTGTGTATTTGGTGCAATTCCGCCTTTTAGCTTTCATCCTGATTTGTTGCTAATTGCTGATCCTAGCTTACTGTCTCGTTATGATGAATTAGCATTTAATGCAGGCACCTTGGAGCGCTCTATTATCCTTAACACACAAGATTATGCCTCAATCGTTCAGCCCACATTAGTGGATGTAATAAAAACCGAATAGAGAAAAGATTGGTTGTCTTTCATTTGATTGATACAATGCTTCCGTTTTTCTATTAATTGGACATCTCATGAAAAAATATCTTAAAGCATTTATTCTTTTTCCGTTGATTATTCAAATTATTGGCACTGTTGCCTTAACATTCTCGAATAATGATACTGAGCAAATTCAGAGCTCAGTGCTTTCTGTCTTTATTGTGGCTGCAGTGCCGACTTTTCTCATTACGCTGTGGGCGGCATTTCACCGTTATGCAAGCTACAACGTAAAAGCTATTGCATTAATTGCAGGATTAATCGGATTTAGTTACACAGTCGTGGCAGGATTCTTTTATGCCACACTAGTTAATGACATGGGATTTGGCGAATGGTTACGCGCAGGAGGATTAGAAATTACCTGCTTAATGGCCGCAGGTTTGGCACTTTATTCTGTCATGGTACTACCGCTCTTGTTACCGAAAGAACGCCCACTATAAGGCGATTTGAGGCGAATATTGAGCAGTTAAATCCACCAAATCTGTTAATGAAATTGACCGCACTTGATTGTTTTCTGGCAAAAGTGCGGTTAAATTTCGGGCTAAAACATCCTGTTCCAACATAAAACATTGCCCTTTGCATTGGGTAAACATTTCCCCGTACTTTACCGCTAGCAACACGCCATCTTGCCATAAAACCACCGCATCATTTTCCGTGATTTCAGTCAAATAACATTGAATGTCTGTCTCAGAATAATGAGCTAGAGAAAAGGTATAAAGCATAATATTCCTTAAAACGTAAACACTTTTTCTGCTTGGCTAAGTTTATTGATCAGCGAAGTGCGGTCAATTTTTTCAGCAGAAATAATGAGTTGTTCTGTTTGCAAATTGTATTGGTCGAGTGAAGTGGCACAGACAAAGCGCTGTTCAATATCGTATAAATCTAATAATTTAAAGGTACGAATAAAATCTTTTTGTAACAATAACTCAGAATTTTGCCCATCGAGTAAATTTAATACGCCATCATCGATAAAAAAGACACCGATTTCCTCTTCATCACAAAATGCTGTCGCAGCAAGCAAAGCATCTAAACCTTCACGAGAAATCGCGTTTCCATGCGGTGCGGTACGAAATAAGAATGCCAGCTTCATAACGTCACCACCCGATCTGCTTTTAATGCCATCGCCATAAACTCGCCTAAGCCTGTAATCTCAAAACCTTCTGCCAAATTGGTTTTATCAGTCTCTTTTGCCGTAAGTGCATCCACCACACCACGACGTTGTGAAGCGGCTACACATAAATGCAAAGGAATATGATGTTGCGCTGAAAAGGCTTGCCAAGCTTGCGTGAGATTAAATTCATCATTGGCAGGATAAACCAAGCCATTGCCATTACTCACACCGTCTTGGAAAAAGAAAATTTGGCTAATGGCATGCCCTTTTTCGAGTAACGCTTGGGCGAATTGATAGGCAAGAAAAGCCCCTTGTTTTCCATAAACAGGACTTTTCACGGCGAAAACATAGTTCATTACTCTTGCTCTTGTTTGATTTGACGAATATATAAATACACGGTGTGGCGAGAAATCGCTAGGCGATCAGCCACTAAATTGATGGCATCTTTAATATCAAAAATGCCTTTTTCGTAAAGTGAAACTACAATTTGACGGTTCTTATTGTTATTCGAAACCGAGCGATCTGCATTTACTTCTTCAATGGTTTTTTCTACCGTTTGTGCCACCAATTCTTCCACTGAACTTGCAAAATTGACGGAAGAGGTTTCATTTTGCTCCTGCGTTGGCATAAAGGCCTGCATAAATTGAGAGACCGGCACATCCAAATTAATATTGATACAAAGTAAACCAATAATGCGCTGTTTACCATTTCGAATCGCAATGGTGACAGACTTCATCAACACATTACCTTTCGCACGCGTAAAATAAGGCTTAGACACACTTTCACTTTGCATATTACGCAAAGATTTCAAGGCTAAATCCGTAATCGGAGAACCCACTTGGCGATTGGTATTATGCCCGTTGGCGATACAAATGGCGGAATGCTCAATATCTTCCAAAGAGTGTAAGACGATTTCACAATGCTCGCCAATCAACGCGCTCACGCCATCAACTACCGCTTTATAGGAAATCAGAATGGTACGATCTTCATCGGTGAAAGGTTGTCTATCGGTTAATATCATTTTTCAAATCTGGTAGGGAAAATGACCGCACTTTGGACAAAGTGCGGTTGAATTAAGGATTATTTTTTAGGGTTAACGTCTAATACTTCAACTTCGAAGTAAAGTGTTGCATCAGGTGGAATTGAATCGCCTGCACCTTGTTTGCCATAAGCTAATTCAGGTGGAATCACTAATTCGATTTTACCGCCTTTCTTCACTAACTGAAGACCTTCAGTCCAACCTTTAATCACTTGGTTTAATTTAAACTCGACCGGTTGACCACGTTCAACAGAGCTATCAAATACTTTACCATCTGGTAATTTACCGGTGTAATGTACTTTTACAGTATCTGTTGCTTTAATTGCATCACCTTTACCTGCTTCAGTGATTTTGTAAAGTAAACCATCTTTGGTACTTTTCACGCCGTCTTTTTTCGCAAATTCAGCGCGGTATTTATCACCTTCTTCTTTTGCGGCTTTCGCTTGTTGTTCTACTTTTGCTTTCGCTGCAGACACTAATTGCTCTTGAATGCCATCTAAGGTTTGTTGAATTTTTTCGTCTTTACGAACATCAACTTTACCTTCTAATGCATCTTTTAAGCCATCTAAAATACGCGCATTGTCGTATTGAATCACTTCTTTTTGAGCATCCACTAAATCTTTTACTTGGTTACCCATTAATGCACCTACAGCATAAGACGCATCACTTGCGCTTGGCGCTGCTTTATCTTCTGCAAAAACAGAACCTGAAACGACCGCACTTACCATAAGTGCAGCAAGAGAAAGCTTTTGAATTTTCAACATTTTGCTTGATCCTTTATAATAGAAACGGAATAGCGAATAGGTTAGATCGGATTGACCAAATTCACAACATTTTTTTAAAAATTAGAGAAATTTTATGCAAAATCAACAAATTTTAGAAGATCGCATTGCTGAACTTGAAATGAAAATTGCGTTTCAAGAACAACTTTTAGACGAGCTAAACCAAGCATTAGTTCAACAACAGTTTGATATGGATAAAATTCAACTTCAACTCCGCTATCTCGCCAGCAAATTAAAAGATATGCAACCTTCTAATATTGCCAGCCAAGCAGAAGAAACGCCGCCTCCGCATTATTAAAATGTAATAAAACCATATTTTATCTAAATGCGTGATCTTCATCACAAATTCATAAAAAATATTTTTATTTTATTGAAAAAATAACCAAGTGTTTTATGGTTACCTCTATAGTTGTATAGCCAAATAGAGGATGTAAAAATGGCAAAGTTAGAAATAAAAAATATTACAAAAAAATTTGGTGACTTTTACGCAGCAAATAATATTACTTTTACCGCTGAAGAAGGCGAGTTTGTCACCTTATTAGGACCAAGTGGCTGTGGTAAAACCTCCTTATTAAAATTAATCGCTGGATTTCATGTGGCTGACGAAGGTGAAATCCTTATCGGAGGAAAAAATGTTAACAATGTTCCTCCAGAAAAACGCAATACAGCCATGTGTTTCCAATCTTATGCCCTTTTCCCTCACCTCAACGTTTCTCACAATATTTGCTATGGTTTAAAGCAACGTAAAATTGATATTGAAGAACAAAAACAGCGTTTAGATCTCGCATTGAAGCAAATGGATTTAGAATTTCATAAATTGAAATTACCTAATGAGCTTTCTGGAGGTCAACAACAGCGTGTCGCATTAGCCAGAGCCATGGTCACTCGTCCAGATGTAATTTTATTTGATGAACCGCTTTCCAACTTAGATGCCAAATTACGCGAAAGTGTACGTTTTGAAATTAAGCAACTCTCAAAACAATATAATTTAACTAGTATTTATGTGACTCACGATCAGGCTGAAGCCCTAACTATGTCAGATAAAATCATCGTGTTAAATAAGGGCTCTATTGAGCAAATTGGCTCTCCTCAAGATATTTATCATCATCCTAAAAACCGCTTTGTGGCAGATTTTATTGGCATTGCCAATATCACGGAAGCTAATGTGAAAAACATTGGTGATAACCTTTATGCTGTTAGTTCTATTTTTGGCGATTTCACCGTATTTTCTGAGAAAAAACCGGAATCAGAACGAATTTATATTTGCTTTCGACCAGAAGACATTGAATTGTTACCAAACGCACAAACGGAAGCGGAAAACCAAATTACAGTAGATATCATCAACACCGCTTTTATGGGCAATATCACGGAAGTGCAAGGAGTCATTAAGCGTAATGATGAAGAGAAAAAATTACGCCTGCAACTAACAAAATGCCCGAATTTGAGCGATAAACTCACCTTTACGGTTCCCCGCCATGCGATTAAATTCTTGGAGTCCGTAAAATGAAAAGTCTCAAAAATGATGTAAAAGCATGGTTATTGCTATGCAGCGGTTTAGGTACGATCCTATTTTTAATGGGGTCCACATTCTACATTGTCGTCTCTCAAAGCCTTGGTTTATACAGTATGGGCGGGGAAGAAAGTCAATTTAGTTTGGAATATTGGCAAGCCGTATTAAATAGTCCTGTATTCCAAAATTCGTATATTTATTCCGTAAAAGTGTCTTTATTAGGGGCCATTTTATCCATCATCGTGGCTTATCCCATTGCTATGTGGTTGCGTAAAAAATTACCAGCCAAAGTAACCATTATCACCATTTTACGAGCGCCTATGTTGGTGCCAGGATTAGTTGCAGCCTTCTTGTTCGTCAATATGATCTCTTACCACGGCATTCTTAATGAGGTATTTGTTTATTTAGGTATTTGGGACGAGCCAAAAACCTTACAAAATGACGAATTTGGCTGGGGGGTAGTGATTTTACAAATGTGGAAAAACATTCCCTTTGCTTTAATTCTTATTGGTGGAGCAGTCAATTCACTGAAAACTGATTTATTAGATGCGGCAGCTAATTTAGGTTCGAGCCCTTGGCAACGTTTTCGTTATGTGATCTTCCCACTAACCTTAGGTGCGGTACAAGTTTCCTTTATTTTAATATTTATCGGCGCACTCGGTGATTTCGCCTTTTATAGTATTGCAGGTCCTCGTAGTACCTATTCTTTAGCACGTTTAATGCAAATGTCTGCCTATGAATTTGAAGAGTGGAATCAAAGTGCGGTCATGGCATTAACGATTATGTTGACCTCTGCCTTCTTCACCATCCTAGTGTCATTATTGATTAAACCATTAGCCGTCAAACGTGGAGAAGTAAAATGAGCAGTTCCGCACAAATCACAACGAAAAATGGTCGATTAATCGCACGTATTTCCTTAACTTTCTTCATTCTTGCGAATTTTATTTGGTTGTTCCTACCCTTTTTAATGGCAGGTTTATGGTCATTGGTAGATCCCGCTAAACCGTGGAGTTATCCAGATATTTTCCCTCAATCATTATCTTTTGAGCGTTGGAAAATCGTCTGGGAAACCACCTCTTTACCTGAAGCAATGTTTAATAGCTATACCATTGCGCCTACGGTTTCTCTGATCACTATTTTACTCTCTCTCCCAACAGCTTATGCATTTGGACGTATGGACTTTAGAGGTAAAAAATTAGCAGAATTATTAACGCTGATTCCATTGGT
This portion of the Haemophilus parainfluenzae T3T1 genome encodes:
- a CDS encoding YbaK/prolyl-tRNA synthetase associated domain-containing protein — translated: MSVKTFEKLTALLDEHQAHYRVVEHPAAGKSEEVAKIRGTELGQGAKALVCKVKGNGVKQAVLVILPADQQSDLSKVAAYLGGTKASLASPVEVDALTDCVFGAIPPFSFHPDLLLIADPSLLSRYDELAFNAGTLERSIILNTQDYASIVQPTLVDVIKTE
- a CDS encoding DsrH/TusB family sulfur relay protein; the encoded protein is MLYTFSLAHYSETDIQCYLTEITENDAVVLWQDGVLLAVKYGEMFTQCKGQCFMLEQDVLARNLTALLPENNQVRSISLTDLVDLTAQYSPQIAL
- the tusC gene encoding sulfurtransferase complex subunit TusC, which encodes MKLAFLFRTAPHGNAISREGLDALLAATAFCDEEEIGVFFIDDGVLNLLDGQNSELLLQKDFIRTFKLLDLYDIEQRFVCATSLDQYNLQTEQLIISAEKIDRTSLINKLSQAEKVFTF
- the tusD gene encoding sulfurtransferase complex subunit TusD; translated protein: MNYVFAVKSPVYGKQGAFLAYQFAQALLEKGHAISQIFFFQDGVSNGNGLVYPANDEFNLTQAWQAFSAQHHIPLHLCVAASQRRGVVDALTAKETDKTNLAEGFEITGLGEFMAMALKADRVVTL
- a CDS encoding helix-turn-helix transcriptional regulator is translated as MILTDRQPFTDEDRTILISYKAVVDGVSALIGEHCEIVLHSLEDIEHSAICIANGHNTNRQVGSPITDLALKSLRNMQSESVSKPYFTRAKGNVLMKSVTIAIRNGKQRIIGLLCININLDVPVSQFMQAFMPTQEQNETSSVNFASSVEELVAQTVEKTIEEVNADRSVSNNNKNRQIVVSLYEKGIFDIKDAINLVADRLAISRHTVYLYIRQIKQEQE
- the fkpA gene encoding FKBP-type peptidyl-prolyl cis-trans isomerase, which gives rise to MLKIQKLSLAALMVSAVVSGSVFAEDKAAPSASDASYAVGALMGNQVKDLVDAQKEVIQYDNARILDGLKDALEGKVDVRKDEKIQQTLDGIQEQLVSAAKAKVEQQAKAAKEEGDKYRAEFAKKDGVKSTKDGLLYKITEAGKGDAIKATDTVKVHYTGKLPDGKVFDSSVERGQPVEFKLNQVIKGWTEGLQLVKKGGKIELVIPPELAYGKQGAGDSIPPDATLYFEVEVLDVNPKK
- a CDS encoding SlyX family protein, whose protein sequence is MQNQQILEDRIAELEMKIAFQEQLLDELNQALVQQQFDMDKIQLQLRYLASKLKDMQPSNIASQAEETPPPHY
- a CDS encoding ABC transporter ATP-binding protein, with translation MAKLEIKNITKKFGDFYAANNITFTAEEGEFVTLLGPSGCGKTSLLKLIAGFHVADEGEILIGGKNVNNVPPEKRNTAMCFQSYALFPHLNVSHNICYGLKQRKIDIEEQKQRLDLALKQMDLEFHKLKLPNELSGGQQQRVALARAMVTRPDVILFDEPLSNLDAKLRESVRFEIKQLSKQYNLTSIYVTHDQAEALTMSDKIIVLNKGSIEQIGSPQDIYHHPKNRFVADFIGIANITEANVKNIGDNLYAVSSIFGDFTVFSEKKPESERIYICFRPEDIELLPNAQTEAENQITVDIINTAFMGNITEVQGVIKRNDEEKKLRLQLTKCPNLSDKLTFTVPRHAIKFLESVK
- a CDS encoding ABC transporter permease; its protein translation is MKSLKNDVKAWLLLCSGLGTILFLMGSTFYIVVSQSLGLYSMGGEESQFSLEYWQAVLNSPVFQNSYIYSVKVSLLGAILSIIVAYPIAMWLRKKLPAKVTIITILRAPMLVPGLVAAFLFVNMISYHGILNEVFVYLGIWDEPKTLQNDEFGWGVVILQMWKNIPFALILIGGAVNSLKTDLLDAAANLGSSPWQRFRYVIFPLTLGAVQVSFILIFIGALGDFAFYSIAGPRSTYSLARLMQMSAYEFEEWNQSAVMALTIMLTSAFFTILVSLLIKPLAVKRGEVK